The window CTGGTGGATGTCTGATATGTACAGCTACATTACCCAGGAAAAGGGCTACCTGAACATCGCGGCCCTGGAAGATGCGGAGGTGCTGCAGCTTACGAAAGACAGGCAGGAGCTGCTGTTTGCCGAGGTGCCAAAGTTTGAGCGCTACTACCGCATCATCACCGAAAATTCGCTCGTGAGCTACCAGCTGCGTACGCTCGATAACCTTAGCCTTACGGCGCAGGATCGCTACCTGAATTTCTGCAGGCGCTATCCCTCCCTAATCAATACCATTCCGCAAAAATACATTGCCTCCTATATTGGCGTAACCCCTGAATTTTTAAGCAAGCTGCGGAAAGACTTGCTGAAGCAGGGCCGGTGACCTCTTTCAGGGTTCGGGCCTCCTGCAGGAGCGTGCAGCGGCGCTGGATCTTAATCTACCTTAAGCCATTTTCTTAATCTATGTTATT of the Flammeovirgaceae bacterium 311 genome contains:
- a CDS encoding Crp/Fnr family transcriptional regulator (COG0664 cAMP-binding proteins - catabolite gene activator and regulatory subunit of cAMP-dependent protein kinases), producing MNSDLILKSIARHIALEPREEEMFLSLLQPMKIKRRQFMLHRGEVCRFAAFVNSGCLRSYTIDGNDFEHILNFAPTGWWMSDMYSYITQEKGYLNIAALEDAEVLQLTKDRQELLFAEVPKFERYYRIITENSLVSYQLRTLDNLSLTAQDRYLNFCRRYPSLINTIPQKYIASYIGVTPEFLSKLRKDLLKQGR